The DNA window ACCAGTAGTTCGGACTGCGTTACTTTGGTCTGTTTGTCATTATGACAAGAATCGGTACAGTTGTGTATCATTTGGAACTACCGGCAACAACAAAAATACATTTGGTGTTCCATGTTTTGCAACTAATAAAGGTGTTTCAGTGTCCAAACACAACACCATACTTGCCATTACCATTAACCATTTCGGAATTGAGACCTATTATGCAACCAACTATGTATTTGATACGAGAGTCATTCTTAGAGGTTCCACTCTTGTTCCACAGGTCCTTCTCAGCTAGATGGGCTTGAATAGATAAAGTTGACATGGAGTTGACGTACCATAATTTCAACCTTGATGACAAGGTTGTCTTCAATGGGTGAGGTATTGCAAGGCTTCCAAAGGTCCCCCATAACATGTTTAGTTAGAGAATGTGGTTGCACAAGAGAGAATAAAAGTTGTTATGGATTCGAAAATAGTGGAAGCGGACCAAATATTCTAGGAACAGGTTGAGAGAATATAAAACTAATTAGTGGAAATGAATAAGGTGTGATTGACTTTAATTAGTTTCTCTCCTCTCTTTTGTACCCATTGGTTGGGAAATCTTGAGAAATTTTCTTTACTTTAGTTGAGTTAAACATTGAATCACTAGCTCTCTAATTTTGCATTAGGAAAACTTCCATTATCAAATAATAAAGTGATTTCAAATTGCCCTTATTCTATTAAGTCATTACACCTTCTCTTCCATTTCCTTCTATTAAAATTTCTCTCCTCTTCTCGCTCTCATTTAAACCATACAGATCCTAAGCCGAGCTATAGCTTGGTCAAAGTTCTTTTTTCAGAATTTTGATATAACAAACTTCTAATTAAAAATATGCATCacaaatataattttaatcaACGTGGATGATCAAATACAACAAACATTTGTGGTATCCGAAAAGTAATAAGCAAACATATACACAAGTGATGATAGGAGATTTGAGGCCCGTGACATGTTGTCATTTGTCTAACTTGTTGCATtgtctcttctttttgtttgctCCAAAGTTGCATTATTCGATCATCTATCAAAAATAGACAACTGAAACGTACCTCTTTGTCTCTTTGCATATACATTTTTCCAATAATATAGTTTCACGTGACTAACACACAGACCCATGCAATCACATCACAACCCCAATCATAACAACAATCATACTCCAGAACAACTTGATGAACGGCCAAGATTGTGTCTCACTGCTACTCGCGTGATCGAATTGCATCGAATCAACGGCTAAAGGCATGTTCTCTTGGTCTGGACTACACATTATATCGTGTGGATGAGCACTGTACATTATAGCACGTAAAACCGCTGAAACTGTTGGTATATACAACGTCTTGTTCTTCCCCAACAGCCATGTTAGTGCCATCAGTTGACAGTCCCGGTTGAACATCTTCCTCTCCCGGTCACTTTCCTTGCTCTCTTTCTTGTGCACTTTTAACTGCACATtcatcaattaattaaatttcaaAAACATGACACTCAAATATTGacactaataataattttaaaaaatatataaattaaacgtaatcacatGTGTCTCTGTGTCTGTTTCTGATTCAGATACAGACACAGACGCacattttttcagaggtgtcgatAGTGCCAGAGACGCTCTGATTGATTAATTTACCTTTTGCAATGTAGCAAGACAATTGGTGCAACCAGCGTAAGAAGAGTTACGGCAATTCTTCTCCAATTCACGAACCGCAGCAGTAGGAGGAGCTTTATGAGAACCAGACACATTACGAACCGTGGTAAAATCCGAAACATTAAAAGCTGTTGGACAATTTAATGAGCTTATCTGATGAAGCCTGATTCCACAAAAACATAAAACAGCATCACAGCTAGCATTTGGTGTGGGTATTATAATGTTTCTGTTTCGAAGCGAGTCTTGGAGTGAGTTAACACACTTCTGAGAATCATCCGGCATTCTCGGAAGGTCGATGGAATTTTCGGACTGTGGAGGGGAAATCTCTAAGGCTCTTCGCGCGTGAGCAGCGAAGAGCCAAGCAGCGAGGACGGGACAACAGCGGCTTCGGTCGAGGTTGTTGCCGCAAGCGACGTTTACGCCGCCAAAGAGTTCGTTGGAGAGGTCTAGTTTGCATATTGGGGATTGAGTTGGAGTGGGATATGAAGGGACTGTGTTTGAATGGGAAGGGTGTGATAATGATGTTAGGAAAATGAAGAAAGCTAGAAAGGAAGTTAATGATTGCATTTTTATCTTGCAATTATGTTGAGTTTGAATATTTGTGTTGAGAATGGAGTTGTGGAAGAGTTTGTTTGGTGTTGGTACATAAATGGGATTGGATAATAATATCCAATGGAAGTTGATATGGTTCACAAGTCACAAGGTTTTGAAACAGCTGAAGATCAAAAGTGTGTCAGAGAATTTGATAGCTCGTAGTgtccttttcacttttcacttttttagGGTGAAAAATTGTTTGTTTTTCTTGTGTGTCATTGTGATTTCTTTTCGTCACATTTTGTTGTGGTTCGTATACAATATGAAGAAATGAAAAGATTGGTCCATGGGTGGACCACTAATTTTTGCTTTTAGATTCATCGCATTTTTActatcatttatttatatttata is part of the Vicia villosa cultivar HV-30 ecotype Madison, WI linkage group LG2, Vvil1.0, whole genome shotgun sequence genome and encodes:
- the LOC131648087 gene encoding uncharacterized GPI-anchored protein At4g28100-like: MQSLTSFLAFFIFLTSLSHPSHSNTVPSYPTPTQSPICKLDLSNELFGGVNVACGNNLDRSRCCPVLAAWLFAAHARRALEISPPQSENSIDLPRMPDDSQKCVNSLQDSLRNRNIIIPTPNASCDAVLCFCGIRLHQISSLNCPTAFNVSDFTTVRNVSGSHKAPPTAAVRELEKNCRNSSYAGCTNCLATLQKLKVHKKESKESDRERKMFNRDCQLMALTWLLGKNKTLYIPTVSAVLRAIMYSAHPHDIMCSPDQENMPLAVDSMQFDHASSSETQSWPFIKLFWSMIVVMIGVVM